In Deferribacter desulfuricans SSM1, the following are encoded in one genomic region:
- a CDS encoding FAD-dependent oxidoreductase, with product MKRLYPIYINKKSPCYSKDHLGNSGCPAENDIPRFLHLVSLRRFEEAFYVLKETNPFSGGCGRFCDHPCETACNRAKFDMPVDIKALERFVADWGYNKGLKPRKYVDKNSGKNVAVIGSGPAGLSVAYFLAQYGVNVDVYEKHKTPGGLLVEGIPRYRYPMEIFDKELKFILDLGVKIYCNENVNKTKFYNFVSEYDAVVVATGAHKPFKLNIEGESLEGVHHGIEFLRKINIDGENPVREGETIGIIGGGYTAFDVARVAVKLKGIPTILYRRTMDEMTAHPGEVEESKKEGVKFEFLLQPVKIEKSTESNKLRVTFQKMKLGPVDDSGRRRPIPVKDDFRVFEFDKIVLAIGDEPDLHFVGEKFTIEYPKIICGDLPEEMTEKVFIAGDAASGAVEDTGMVVRAVGLARKTSNEILKFLNIKFKEDKKREIAYYNTLNLKYFEKSHRLIEEKLDFEDRKFNFNEIVKTVDEDTAVLFANRCFFCGICIQCDWCYRYSDGSIAKHEVEWEPEHDACFYTFVKDKINSSTFKSVEACPRSALSVIEEDSDNFDYVTQQYKSINELKGVDNDKE from the coding sequence TTGAAGAGATTGTATCCCATTTATATTAATAAAAAAAGTCCCTGTTATAGTAAAGATCATCTAGGTAATAGTGGTTGTCCTGCAGAAAATGATATCCCAAGATTCTTACACTTAGTTTCGTTAAGGCGATTTGAAGAAGCGTTTTATGTTTTAAAGGAAACTAATCCATTTTCAGGCGGTTGTGGTAGATTCTGTGATCATCCATGTGAAACAGCTTGTAATAGGGCAAAGTTTGATATGCCTGTTGATATAAAAGCTTTAGAAAGGTTTGTTGCTGACTGGGGGTATAATAAAGGGTTAAAGCCTAGAAAGTATGTAGATAAAAACTCTGGGAAGAATGTCGCTGTGATAGGTTCTGGCCCTGCAGGTTTGTCAGTTGCTTATTTTTTGGCACAATATGGGGTTAATGTAGATGTTTATGAAAAACATAAAACTCCAGGTGGTTTATTAGTTGAAGGGATTCCTAGATATAGGTATCCAATGGAGATATTTGATAAAGAATTAAAGTTTATTTTAGATTTGGGAGTTAAAATTTATTGTAATGAAAATGTTAATAAGACAAAATTTTATAATTTTGTTAGTGAGTATGATGCTGTGGTAGTAGCAACAGGTGCTCATAAACCATTTAAGTTAAATATTGAAGGTGAGAGTTTAGAAGGTGTTCATCATGGTATAGAGTTTTTAAGGAAAATTAATATTGATGGTGAAAATCCAGTTAGAGAAGGTGAAACTATTGGAATTATTGGTGGCGGCTATACGGCATTCGATGTAGCAAGGGTCGCAGTTAAACTTAAAGGTATTCCAACAATATTGTATCGACGTACTATGGATGAGATGACAGCTCATCCTGGTGAAGTGGAAGAATCTAAAAAAGAAGGGGTGAAATTTGAGTTTCTCCTACAACCAGTCAAAATAGAAAAATCTACTGAAAGTAACAAGCTGAGAGTCACTTTTCAAAAGATGAAATTGGGCCCTGTTGATGATAGTGGAAGGAGACGTCCAATACCGGTAAAAGATGATTTTAGAGTTTTTGAATTTGATAAAATTGTTCTTGCTATTGGTGATGAGCCTGATCTTCATTTTGTCGGGGAAAAATTTACTATTGAATATCCTAAAATTATATGTGGTGATCTTCCTGAAGAAATGACAGAAAAGGTATTTATTGCTGGTGATGCTGCAAGTGGTGCTGTAGAAGATACTGGTATGGTTGTAAGAGCAGTTGGGCTTGCCAGAAAAACATCTAATGAGATTTTAAAGTTTTTAAATATAAAGTTTAAAGAGGATAAGAAGAGAGAAATTGCCTATTATAATACTTTGAATCTGAAATATTTTGAAAAATCACATCGATTAATTGAAGAAAAATTGGATTTTGAGGATAGAAAATTTAATTTTAATGAAATTGTAAAAACGGTTGATGAAGATACAGCAGTTCTTTTTGCTAACAGGTGTTTTTTCTGTGGGATATGTATTCAGTGTGATTGGTGTTATAGGTATTCTGATGGTTCTATTGCAAAACATGAAGTAGAATGGGAACCAGAACACGATGCTTGTTTTTATACATTTGTTAAGGATAAGATAAATAGCAGTACATTTAAAAGTGTTGAAGCCTGTCCAAGATCTGCACTTAGCGTAATTGAAGAGGATTCAGACAATTTTGATTATGTGACTCAGCAGTATAAGAGTATAAATGAGCTTAAAGGGGTAGATAATGATAAAGAATAG
- the polX gene encoding DNA polymerase/3'-5' exonuclease PolX, translating into MRNEHIASIFDEYADYLELNNDDPFKVVAYRKAARIIRGLDFDIVEYIQNGGNLEKIKGVGKAIAKKIIEIVNTGSLDSLEKLKEETPKILIEMTKIPGLGPKKAYRLHRELNINSIGELEYACKENRIKLLKGFGGKTQDMILKGLEYYKKHKGKKLFFEVELIANDFKQTVSKIDGVCDVEFAGSLRRKKEIVKDIDLILLIDNVTTLENIRKYFAESGIEVIEFGDKFIRCLFRNINVDLRIANAENFVTMLHHFTGSKEHNEVLRMKAKEKGFKINEYGIFRGAEKINIKSEKEIYELLDLPYIIPELREGYYEFSGIDISEEKLVNLSDIRGVFHVHTVDSDGLLKLEDLKEVADKFGYEYIGISDHSKSSYIANGLDEERALLQLEKIEMFNAENNTCFLKGIECDILADGSLDFSDELLCKYDFVIASVHSHFYLSKSEMTRRLIKALSNKHVTMFGHPTGRLLLSREGYQFDEDDVYKVCRDNGVIVELNANPYRLDIDWRKIEYVHKYNLKVSINPDAHGIDGFNDLKYGVNIARKGALHKNMIFNSYNYENVVKYLKK; encoded by the coding sequence ATGAGAAATGAACATATAGCATCTATTTTTGATGAGTATGCAGATTATCTAGAATTAAATAACGATGACCCTTTTAAAGTAGTCGCATATCGTAAAGCTGCTAGAATAATAAGAGGGCTTGATTTTGATATAGTTGAGTATATTCAAAATGGTGGAAATTTAGAGAAAATAAAGGGTGTGGGGAAGGCTATAGCAAAGAAAATTATTGAGATTGTTAATACAGGTTCATTAGATTCTCTTGAAAAATTAAAAGAGGAAACTCCCAAAATTTTAATCGAGATGACAAAAATCCCTGGATTAGGGCCTAAAAAAGCTTATAGGTTACATAGAGAATTAAATATAAACTCTATTGGTGAGCTTGAATATGCTTGTAAAGAAAATCGTATTAAGTTGCTTAAAGGGTTTGGAGGTAAAACTCAGGATATGATTTTAAAAGGTTTAGAGTATTATAAAAAGCACAAAGGGAAAAAGCTGTTTTTTGAAGTGGAGCTGATAGCTAACGATTTTAAGCAAACGGTTTCAAAAATTGATGGTGTTTGTGATGTGGAATTTGCGGGCAGTTTGAGAAGAAAAAAGGAAATTGTAAAAGATATAGACCTTATCTTATTAATTGATAATGTTACTACTTTAGAAAATATTAGAAAGTATTTTGCTGAAAGTGGGATAGAGGTTATTGAGTTTGGAGATAAATTTATAAGGTGTTTGTTTAGAAATATAAATGTGGATTTAAGAATTGCAAATGCTGAAAATTTTGTAACCATGCTACATCATTTTACAGGGAGCAAAGAGCATAATGAAGTTTTGAGGATGAAAGCTAAAGAAAAAGGGTTTAAAATCAATGAATATGGTATTTTTAGAGGTGCAGAAAAGATAAATATTAAATCAGAAAAGGAAATTTATGAGTTGTTAGATTTGCCATATATAATTCCAGAGTTAAGAGAAGGGTATTATGAATTTTCTGGGATTGATATTAGTGAAGAAAAACTTGTTAATTTGTCAGATATCAGAGGGGTATTCCATGTTCATACAGTAGATTCAGATGGATTACTAAAATTAGAAGACTTAAAAGAAGTGGCAGATAAATTTGGATATGAATATATAGGTATTTCAGATCATAGCAAATCTTCTTATATAGCAAATGGGCTTGATGAGGAAAGGGCATTATTGCAGCTTGAAAAAATAGAGATGTTTAACGCAGAGAATAATACCTGTTTTTTAAAGGGTATTGAGTGTGATATTTTAGCTGATGGGAGTTTAGATTTTAGTGATGAGCTATTATGTAAATACGATTTTGTAATAGCTAGTGTACATTCGCATTTTTATTTATCAAAATCTGAAATGACCAGGCGACTTATAAAGGCACTTAGTAATAAACATGTTACAATGTTTGGGCATCCTACAGGTAGACTATTGTTATCTAGAGAAGGGTATCAGTTCGATGAAGATGATGTATATAAGGTTTGTAGAGACAATGGTGTGATCGTTGAGCTTAATGCTAATCCTTACAGGCTTGATATTGATTGGAGAAAAATTGAGTATGTTCATAAATATAATTTAAAAGTATCTATCAATCCTGATGCTCATGGAATAGATGGATTTAATGATTTGAAATATGGTGTAAATATTGCACGAAAAGGCGCATTACATAAAAATATGATTTTTAACTCATATAATTATGAAAATGTTGTAAAATACTTAAAAAAATAA